One genomic window of Pocillopora verrucosa isolate sample1 chromosome 8, ASM3666991v2, whole genome shotgun sequence includes the following:
- the LOC136283178 gene encoding fibrinogen C domain-containing protein 1-like, whose translation MAVLWLTQFAIVILNILLGILFVLANKDFCGSVFETRVEHALVGHVIRTTVVVDEFECQLKCMGNNSCMSINVHPGDSNGKRCCELNNTTRQMKPGHFKKKKGSTYYSSVQASCMDVSRGRKRTTKSGQCHPRYKGKHCETPTRGLYYNQPGHSCKEIRDSGFFQKDGEYWIDPEKNGKPLKVYCDMTTDGGGWLLVSNVVVDDPSSRQLSIESSYREISNCHDNKTLFITKDAMKELRTHLSFTQLRFHCSKQKGRTIHVTTAANSSGEAVVQYFSGQTDSRPLSCGSFNRMENDNSRATVSCHQWYHMKWGFLYNTRERLNDPLLFVPGHYHWVLTNGNQRWECDDYLESGSEFFALSSDDFWKVFVR comes from the exons ATGGCTGTTTTATGGCTGACCCAGTTTGCCATTGTTATACTAAACATCCTTTTGGGAATCCTGTTTGTCCTGGCAAACAAAGACTTTTGTGGAAGCGTTTTTGAAACTCGAGTCG aacaTGCCTTGGTGGGTCATGTTATCCGGACCACTGTTGTTGTGGACGAGTTTGAATGCCagttaaaatgtatgggaaataACAGCTGTATGTCGATCAATGTTCATCCCGGTGACAGCAATGGAAAACGTTGCTGTGAGTTGAATAATACAACACGGCAGATGAAGCCAggtcattttaaaaagaagaaaggatctACATACTATAGTTCTGTTCAG GCCTCCTGCATGGATGTTTCTCGCGGGCGAAAACGAACAACCAAAAGCGGCCAGTGTCATCCaagatacaaaggaaaacattgtgaaacaC ctACCAGAGGCTTATATTACAATCAGCCTGGTCATTCCTGTAAGGAAATCCGAGACTCaggtttctttcaaaaagacggggagtactggatcgaccctgagaagaacGGAAAACCACTAAAGGtctactgtgacatgacaactgacggAG gaggttggcttcttgtTTCCAACGTTGTGGTAGACGACCCGTCCTCGCGACAGCTTTCGATTGAGTCTTCTTACCGTGAAATCAGCAACTGTCACGACAACAAGACGCTGTTCATCACGAAGGATGCCATGAAAGAACTGAGaacacacttgtccttcactcagctgagatttcattgcagtaaacaaaaagGACGTACAATCCACGTGACTACCGCTGctaacagctctggtgaagctgtagTCCAGTATTTCAGTGGTCAGACGGATTCCCGCCCCTTAAGCTGTGGCTCGTTTAATAGAATGGAAAATGATAACTCCAGAGCAACGGTAAGTTGTCATCAATGGTACCATATGAAGTGGGGATTCCTCTATAACACACGGGAAAGGTTAAACGATCCTCTTTTATTTGTACCAGGACATTATCACTGGGTTTTGACAAATGGGAATCAAAGATGGGAGTGCGACGACTACCTGGAGTCTGGTTCAGAATTTTTTGCGCTGTCATCTGATGATTTTTGGAAAGTCTTTGTTCGCTAA